The Flavobacterium marginilacus genome window below encodes:
- the ccoS gene encoding cbb3-type cytochrome oxidase assembly protein CcoS → MSVIYLLIAISIFVAIGFFIAFVFAVKSGQYDDDYTPSVRMLFDDELIKSSQNKSKIKS, encoded by the coding sequence ATGAGCGTTATCTATTTATTAATTGCCATTAGTATTTTTGTCGCTATTGGATTTTTCATTGCTTTTGTTTTTGCAGTAAAATCAGGTCAGTACGATGATGATTATACTCCGTCTGTCAGAATGCTTTTTGACGATGAATTAATAAAATCTTCCCAAAATAAATCTAAAATTAAAAGCTAA
- a CDS encoding restriction endonuclease — protein MKSFAEIDIENNGNYLKLLSAVSKLSDLFSESAVPFINYRVAENIFCRSFNAGNLSRSDTAFDANYNSLGVGLKTFVCNSNSSTEKVAEFNSLSRTLKDFKGKELALKLGEFRNDRINLANRVYNIENSLYHIVARREKELLLFETDYNSIDTANIHSVKDTKTSLQFEDGHNLYTFNYSKSTLFRKFIISPNAFHLPIDIIEDPYSLLLELFEENKNLKTASDKLVKGENYVILPLYGIFKGEKFIFERSGLNQWNANGRKRDFGEIYIPIPAELNKKYPDFFPKRDQDFNLQIPTGEIFTAKVCQENSKALMTNPNKALSDWLLRRVLQLKEGELATIEKFDKLGFDSVIITKDENSDFKIDIMKTDAFTEFNSTAI, from the coding sequence ATGAAGTCTTTTGCAGAAATTGATATTGAAAATAACGGGAATTATCTAAAATTACTTTCAGCAGTTTCAAAACTTTCGGATCTTTTCAGCGAAAGTGCTGTTCCTTTCATTAATTATCGGGTTGCGGAGAATATTTTTTGCAGAAGTTTTAATGCAGGAAATCTTTCCCGGTCTGATACTGCTTTTGATGCTAATTATAATTCACTTGGTGTCGGTCTCAAAACTTTTGTCTGTAACAGCAATTCCAGTACCGAAAAAGTGGCAGAATTCAATTCTTTATCAAGAACTTTAAAAGATTTTAAAGGAAAAGAACTTGCTTTAAAGCTTGGTGAGTTCAGAAATGACAGAATAAATTTGGCAAATCGTGTTTATAATATTGAGAATTCCCTATATCATATTGTTGCCCGCAGAGAAAAAGAATTATTGCTTTTTGAAACCGATTATAATAGTATTGATACTGCCAATATTCATTCAGTAAAGGATACTAAAACGAGTCTGCAGTTTGAAGACGGACATAATCTGTATACTTTCAATTATTCAAAAAGTACGCTTTTTAGAAAATTTATTATTTCGCCAAATGCCTTTCATCTGCCAATTGATATAATCGAAGATCCTTATTCTTTACTGCTTGAATTATTTGAAGAAAATAAGAATTTAAAAACAGCTTCAGACAAACTTGTAAAAGGCGAAAATTATGTAATTCTACCTCTTTATGGCATTTTCAAAGGGGAAAAATTCATTTTTGAAAGAAGCGGTTTAAATCAATGGAATGCGAATGGAAGAAAAAGAGATTTTGGAGAAATTTACATTCCGATTCCTGCTGAATTAAATAAAAAATATCCAGATTTCTTTCCTAAACGGGATCAGGATTTTAATTTGCAGATTCCTACAGGTGAAATTTTTACTGCAAAAGTCTGTCAGGAAAATTCAAAAGCCTTAATGACAAATCCGAATAAAGCTTTGTCTGACTGGCTTCTCCGAAGAGTTTTGCAGCTTAAGGAAGGAGAATTGGCGACAATTGAAAAATTTGATAAATTAGGTTTTGACAGTGTTATTATTACGAAAGATGAAAATAGCGATTTCAAAATTGACATTATGAAAACGGATGCTTTCACTGAATTCAATTCCACAGCCATATAG
- a CDS encoding cbb3-type cytochrome c oxidase N-terminal domain-containing protein, whose product MKKLIPSYLRVLFIFFAAFGLLEYLIDSGNRPAFIKYPMVAVFLFVLLFLLIAIEITLSAVDKISYLLLSAEEKEKIAQQEALGTQEDNWYKKIVNSFTKSSSVEDEKQLLMDHDYDGIKELDNNLPPWWVYLFYACIVFAAVYLVRYEIMGAPDQEAELKAEVDQAKIEVAEYMKTAPDLMDEKTVTLLTDPADLDKGKAIFQTNCVACHRADAGGQIGPNLTDDHWILGGGIKNLFHTITNGGRDGKGMIAWKGTLKPKEIQAVASYVISLRGSNPKDPKAPDGDIWVEDGAPAAASAAPAADSTQVK is encoded by the coding sequence ATGAAAAAATTAATTCCATCTTATCTAAGAGTCCTTTTTATATTTTTTGCTGCTTTTGGGCTGCTGGAATATCTAATTGATTCCGGAAATAGGCCAGCATTTATAAAATATCCTATGGTTGCTGTCTTTTTGTTTGTGCTGCTTTTCCTTTTGATTGCAATCGAAATAACATTATCAGCAGTTGATAAAATTAGTTATCTGCTGCTGTCGGCCGAAGAGAAAGAAAAGATTGCGCAGCAGGAAGCTTTGGGGACACAAGAAGATAATTGGTATAAAAAAATAGTAAACAGTTTTACTAAATCTTCTTCTGTTGAAGATGAAAAACAATTATTGATGGACCATGATTATGACGGAATCAAGGAGCTGGATAACAATTTACCGCCATGGTGGGTATATTTATTCTACGCTTGTATTGTTTTTGCTGCAGTATATTTGGTTCGTTATGAGATTATGGGAGCTCCAGATCAGGAAGCCGAATTGAAAGCTGAAGTAGATCAGGCCAAAATTGAAGTAGCCGAATATATGAAAACGGCACCTGATTTAATGGATGAAAAAACAGTAACTTTACTAACTGATCCTGCCGATTTGGATAAAGGAAAAGCAATTTTTCAGACTAATTGTGTGGCTTGCCACCGAGCTGATGCAGGAGGGCAGATTGGACCAAATTTAACCGATGATCATTGGATTTTGGGTGGCGGCATCAAGAATTTATTTCACACTATAACTAATGGAGGCCGAGACGGTAAAGGGATGATTGCCTGGAAAGGTACTTTGAAACCAAAAGAAATTCAGGCGGTTGCCAGTTATGTAATTTCTTTAAGAGGAAGTAATCCGAAAGATCCAAAAGCACCAGACGGTGATATATGGGTAGAAGACGGAGCACCGGCAGCTGCTTCTGCAGCACCTGCAGCAGACAGTACTCAAGTAAAATAA
- a CDS encoding Crp/Fnr family transcriptional regulator — protein MSKCEQCIVREFSSLKALNKDELIRISECKTSRTIKKGENIFEEGENVNGIFCIKDGICKLTKLSPNGKDHIVKLVTKGELLGQRSMISDEPANLSAVALEDMQVCFIPKAEILGFFDKNNQFSMNVMKTICGDLRLADDHMVNMAQKSVKERLAETLIYLHETFGTNADKTLKIQLSRDELASMIGTATESCIRLLSDFNKLGLIELVGKKIVLKDIQKLKKIAE, from the coding sequence ATGAGTAAATGTGAACAATGTATCGTAAGAGAATTTAGCTCTTTAAAGGCACTAAATAAAGACGAGCTTATAAGAATTTCAGAATGTAAAACTTCTAGAACAATCAAAAAAGGAGAAAACATTTTTGAAGAAGGAGAAAATGTGAATGGTATTTTCTGCATCAAAGATGGTATCTGTAAATTAACAAAATTGAGTCCAAACGGAAAAGATCATATTGTTAAATTGGTTACCAAAGGAGAATTACTAGGTCAGCGTTCTATGATAAGTGATGAACCCGCAAACTTAAGTGCCGTTGCGCTGGAAGACATGCAGGTCTGCTTTATACCAAAAGCTGAAATATTAGGTTTCTTCGATAAAAACAATCAGTTTTCGATGAATGTTATGAAAACGATTTGCGGTGATTTGAGATTAGCAGATGATCACATGGTCAATATGGCTCAGAAATCGGTAAAAGAACGTTTGGCAGAAACCTTGATTTATTTACATGAAACTTTCGGCACCAATGCAGACAAAACCTTAAAAATTCAGCTTTCCAGAGATGAATTGGCCAGTATGATCGGTACTGCAACCGAAAGCTGTATCCGTTTATTATCTGATTTTAATAAACTTGGATTGATTGAATTGGTTGGTAAAAAAATTGTTTTAAAAGACATTCAGAAGCTGAAAAAAATTGCGGAATAA
- a CDS encoding heavy metal translocating P-type ATPase: MENKNCFHCGLSIAIEEKIVFDEKEFCCSGCKTVYEIFSLNDLTCYYDFEKSPGATPQDINGKYDFLDNESIVAKLLEFQEEPAAIVSLSIPHIHCSSCIWILENLQKLQKGINTSQVNFPEKKVRINYNSSDVSLKSIVHLLCSIGYEPYISLENYETGKSSIDRSLTYKLGVAFFCFGNIMLLSFPEYFEVKEYWLDNYRPFFRWLIFALSLPSFLYSASGYYVSAVKSIKSKMLNIDIPIALGIVVMFVRSTFDIVMDYGSGFFDSLTGLIFFMLLGKMFQIKTYSFLSFERDFKSYFPIAITKINRDASEESIPVYEIEKGNRLLIRNQELIPVDGILISDKAEIDYSFVTGEAVPITKKSGDKVFAGGKQIGKVIEMEVLHSVSQSYLTQLWSNDVFQKKVEQQHKTITDSISRYFTPILLLIAFAGFGYWIFFDANTAFNVFTAVLIVACPCALALTVPFTMGNMLRIFGNKYFYLKNALVIEQLAKIDTIVFDKTGTITTNSKSNISYEGKILDETNLSILKSVLRASNHPLSRMLYDFLPEIKRLQLDAFEEITGKGIQAVAGGVSIQMGSANFIGEKGQSEVQQTSVHVKIGEEYFGKYVFNNQYREGLSDLFEKLSSQYQLKVLSGDNEGERSLLETILPKGTEMIFNQKPEQKLEFIKALQDQGKNVMMVGDGLNDAGALAQSNVGISISENVNVFSPACDAILDAKEFKKLHYFLKLSQKSISTIKMSFTLSLLYNVVGLSFAITGNLLPLVAAIIMPLSTITIVSFVTVMSNYYSRKIK, translated from the coding sequence ATGGAGAATAAAAATTGCTTTCATTGTGGTTTAAGTATCGCAATAGAGGAGAAAATTGTCTTTGATGAAAAAGAATTTTGCTGCAGCGGATGTAAAACAGTTTATGAAATTTTCAGTCTGAATGATTTGACTTGTTACTATGATTTTGAGAAGTCACCAGGTGCCACTCCGCAGGATATTAATGGTAAATATGATTTTTTAGATAATGAAAGTATTGTTGCTAAGTTATTAGAGTTTCAGGAAGAGCCAGCAGCTATTGTTTCGCTTAGCATTCCACATATCCATTGCAGTTCCTGTATTTGGATTTTAGAAAATTTACAGAAACTTCAAAAAGGAATAAACACTTCGCAGGTAAATTTTCCAGAAAAGAAAGTCCGAATCAATTATAATTCATCTGATGTTTCTCTAAAAAGCATTGTTCATCTGTTGTGTTCAATAGGTTATGAACCATACATTAGTCTGGAAAATTATGAAACAGGAAAAAGCAGTATCGATAGGAGCCTCACCTATAAGCTGGGTGTTGCTTTCTTTTGCTTTGGTAATATTATGCTGCTTTCTTTTCCAGAATATTTTGAGGTAAAGGAGTATTGGCTGGATAATTACCGGCCTTTCTTCAGATGGTTAATTTTTGCGCTGTCTTTGCCATCCTTTTTATATTCGGCAAGCGGGTATTATGTTTCGGCTGTTAAAAGCATTAAATCTAAAATGCTGAATATTGACATTCCTATTGCTCTGGGAATTGTCGTGATGTTTGTACGCAGTACCTTTGATATTGTAATGGATTATGGTTCGGGTTTCTTTGATAGTTTAACCGGTTTGATTTTTTTTATGCTGTTAGGGAAAATGTTCCAAATCAAGACTTATAGTTTTCTTAGCTTCGAAAGAGATTTCAAATCGTATTTCCCAATTGCCATTACCAAAATAAACCGAGATGCCAGCGAAGAAAGCATTCCTGTTTATGAAATTGAAAAAGGGAACAGATTATTAATCCGCAACCAAGAATTAATTCCTGTGGACGGAATTTTGATATCCGATAAAGCCGAAATCGATTATAGTTTTGTTACCGGCGAAGCAGTTCCGATAACTAAGAAATCGGGAGATAAAGTTTTTGCCGGCGGAAAACAGATTGGGAAAGTTATTGAAATGGAAGTACTGCATTCAGTTTCCCAAAGTTATCTGACGCAGTTGTGGAGCAATGATGTTTTTCAGAAAAAAGTTGAGCAGCAACACAAAACAATTACAGATAGTATCAGCCGTTATTTTACGCCTATTCTTCTGCTGATAGCCTTCGCAGGATTTGGATATTGGATATTTTTTGATGCTAATACAGCTTTTAATGTTTTCACGGCGGTACTGATCGTGGCGTGTCCTTGCGCATTGGCATTGACAGTTCCTTTCACAATGGGGAATATGTTGCGGATTTTTGGAAATAAATATTTTTATCTCAAAAATGCTTTAGTGATTGAACAGCTGGCGAAAATTGATACCATTGTTTTTGATAAAACGGGAACAATAACTACAAATTCAAAATCGAATATTTCCTATGAAGGCAAAATACTTGATGAGACCAATTTATCAATATTAAAAAGTGTTCTTCGTGCCTCTAATCATCCATTGAGCCGAATGCTGTATGATTTTCTCCCTGAAATAAAAAGACTCCAATTAGATGCCTTCGAAGAAATAACAGGAAAAGGAATTCAGGCTGTGGCTGGAGGCGTTTCTATACAAATGGGATCAGCTAATTTTATCGGTGAAAAAGGACAAAGCGAAGTGCAGCAAACCTCTGTTCATGTAAAAATAGGAGAAGAGTATTTTGGGAAATATGTTTTTAATAATCAATACAGGGAAGGATTGTCCGATCTTTTTGAAAAATTAAGTTCGCAGTACCAGCTGAAAGTTTTGTCAGGGGATAATGAAGGAGAGCGCAGTCTGTTGGAAACAATTCTGCCAAAAGGCACCGAAATGATTTTTAATCAAAAACCAGAGCAGAAACTTGAGTTTATAAAAGCTTTGCAGGATCAGGGTAAAAATGTCATGATGGTTGGCGATGGGCTGAATGATGCCGGAGCTTTGGCACAAAGTAACGTTGGTATTTCCATATCCGAAAATGTGAATGTTTTCTCTCCAGCCTGCGACGCTATATTGGATGCGAAGGAATTTAAAAAACTGCATTATTTTTTAAAATTGTCCCAAAAATCCATTTCGACGATAAAAATGAGTTTTACACTGTCTCTTTTGTACAATGTCGTTGGACTTTCGTTTGCTATCACAGGTAACCTCTTGCCGTTAGTTGCAGCAATCATTATGCCGCTGAGTACCATTACTATAGTGAGCTTTGTTACTGTAATGAGTAATTACTATTCGCGAAAAATAAAATAA
- a CDS encoding CcoQ/FixQ family Cbb3-type cytochrome c oxidase assembly chaperone, translated as MFEQIKHNMETIAGVAIFPILSLLIFFFFFIGLGLWVYSYKKETIDEISQIPLED; from the coding sequence ATGTTTGAGCAAATAAAACACAATATGGAAACCATTGCAGGTGTTGCCATATTTCCTATACTATCGTTGCTGATTTTCTTTTTCTTTTTTATTGGTTTAGGACTTTGGGTTTACTCCTATAAAAAAGAAACTATAGACGAAATAAGCCAAATCCCGCTAGAAGACTAA
- the ccoN gene encoding cytochrome-c oxidase, cbb3-type subunit I → MEMEQFYYDNKIVKKFIYATILFGVVGMLVGLILATMFLFPNMTDGISWLSFGRLRPLHTNAVIFAFVGNAMFAGVYYSLQRLLKARMYSDFLSNLNFWGWQLIIVAAAISLPLGYTSSKEYAELEWPIDIAIALIWVAFGINMIGTMLKRRERHLYVAIWFYLATFITVAVLHIFNSLELPISAMKSYSVYAGVQDALVQWWYGHNAVAFFLTTPFLGLMYYFVPKVANRPVYSYRLSIIHFWSLIFLYIWAGPHHLLYSALPTWAQNLGVVFSVMLIAPSWGGMINGLLTLRGVWDRVREEPVLKFFVVAMTGYGMATFEGPMLSLKNVNAIAHYTDWIIAHVHVGALAWNGFMAFGIIYWLIPRMTKTTLYSTKLANFHFWAGTLGIILYALPLYLAGFLQASMWKQFNPDGTLTYGNFLETVTQIMPMYWMRAIGGSLYLLGMLTLVYNIIQTVRAGEEVEDELAEAPALQSISSGRLRGEKYHSWLERKPIKMAVFATIAILIGGIIQIVPTIMVKSNIPTITSVKPYTPLELEGRDLYIREGCVGCHSQSVRPFRSEVERYGPQSKAGEFVYDHPFLWGSKRTGPDLLRVGGKYNDNWHFNHFWSPQSISAGSIMPSYKWLFDNKAMDISMTEKKMKAMVTLGVPYTEAQVSNGLKDLRAQAIAIEESLKNDPDFVKSYEDSKKKALAKGEKFVPMNEREIVALIAYIQRLGTDIKVKE, encoded by the coding sequence ATGGAAATGGAACAATTTTATTATGACAACAAAATTGTAAAGAAGTTCATTTATGCGACCATACTTTTTGGAGTAGTGGGAATGTTAGTAGGTCTTATATTGGCTACGATGTTCCTTTTTCCAAATATGACCGATGGTATTTCATGGTTAAGTTTTGGAAGATTGAGACCTTTACATACCAATGCCGTAATTTTTGCCTTTGTTGGTAATGCGATGTTTGCGGGTGTTTATTATTCGCTGCAAAGGCTGTTAAAAGCCAGAATGTACAGTGATTTCTTGAGCAACCTGAATTTTTGGGGATGGCAGTTAATAATTGTCGCCGCTGCTATTTCACTTCCGTTGGGATACACTTCCTCAAAAGAATATGCCGAATTGGAATGGCCTATTGACATTGCGATTGCTTTAATCTGGGTAGCTTTTGGGATTAACATGATTGGTACAATGCTCAAAAGAAGAGAGCGTCATTTATATGTTGCCATTTGGTTTTACTTAGCTACATTTATTACAGTTGCCGTACTTCATATTTTTAATAGTTTGGAGTTACCGATTTCTGCTATGAAAAGTTATTCTGTTTATGCAGGAGTGCAGGATGCTTTGGTGCAGTGGTGGTATGGTCATAATGCAGTTGCTTTCTTCCTGACAACACCATTTTTGGGACTGATGTATTATTTTGTGCCAAAGGTTGCTAATCGTCCTGTTTATTCTTATAGATTGTCTATTATCCATTTTTGGTCGTTAATATTTTTATATATCTGGGCTGGACCTCACCATTTATTATACTCAGCTTTGCCAACTTGGGCTCAGAACTTAGGAGTTGTATTCTCAGTAATGCTGATAGCTCCATCTTGGGGAGGTATGATTAACGGACTTCTTACTCTGAGAGGAGTTTGGGACAGAGTACGTGAAGAGCCGGTTTTGAAGTTTTTTGTTGTTGCAATGACAGGTTACGGGATGGCAACTTTTGAAGGACCAATGCTTTCTCTTAAAAATGTAAATGCAATAGCGCATTATACCGATTGGATTATTGCTCACGTTCACGTTGGAGCATTGGCTTGGAATGGTTTTATGGCTTTCGGTATCATTTATTGGCTGATTCCAAGGATGACAAAAACTACTTTATATTCTACTAAACTGGCTAATTTCCATTTCTGGGCTGGAACACTGGGGATTATTTTATACGCATTGCCATTATATCTAGCAGGTTTCCTTCAGGCTTCAATGTGGAAGCAGTTTAATCCTGACGGAACCTTAACTTATGGTAACTTCCTTGAAACAGTTACTCAGATTATGCCAATGTATTGGATGAGAGCTATAGGCGGATCTCTTTATTTATTAGGAATGCTTACATTAGTTTATAATATTATCCAAACAGTTAGAGCTGGTGAAGAAGTTGAGGATGAATTAGCAGAAGCTCCAGCTTTACAATCTATTAGTTCAGGAAGACTTAGAGGAGAAAAATACCATTCCTGGCTGGAAAGAAAACCAATCAAAATGGCAGTGTTCGCGACAATCGCAATATTAATTGGAGGAATTATACAGATTGTGCCAACGATTATGGTGAAGTCTAATATACCGACAATTACAAGTGTTAAGCCTTATACACCTTTGGAACTGGAAGGGCGTGATTTATACATTCGTGAAGGCTGTGTGGGCTGTCACTCACAATCGGTTCGTCCGTTTAGAAGTGAAGTAGAGCGTTATGGACCGCAGTCCAAAGCGGGAGAATTTGTGTATGATCATCCATTTTTATGGGGATCAAAACGTACTGGTCCCGATTTGTTAAGAGTTGGAGGAAAATATAATGACAACTGGCATTTCAATCACTTTTGGAGTCCGCAGAGTATTTCAGCTGGTTCTATTATGCCTAGCTATAAATGGCTGTTTGATAATAAAGCAATGGACATTTCAATGACCGAAAAGAAAATGAAAGCTATGGTTACCCTTGGAGTTCCTTATACCGAAGCTCAAGTTTCAAATGGATTGAAAGATTTAAGAGCACAGGCAATTGCCATTGAAGAAAGTCTAAAAAATGATCCTGATTTTGTAAAAAGTTATGAGGACAGCAAGAAAAAAGCTCTGGCAAAAGGTGAAAAATTTGTTCCAATGAACGAAAGAGAAATTGTGGCCTTGATTGCTTACATTCAAAGACTGGGAACTGATATTAAAGTGAAAGAATAA
- the ccoG gene encoding cytochrome c oxidase accessory protein CcoG has product MSSKLDESFRDTIGTVDKEGHRKYIYPKKPSGKFYDYRKWVSYFLLIVLIVNPFIKINGNQFMMFNVLERRFNIFSFPFWPQDFYIFVLFMVIGVVFVILFTVIFGRIFCGWICPQTIFMEMVFRRVEYWIEGDRGAQIRLEKQEWNAEKIRKKALKWSVFLLISFLIANVFLAYLIGSDELFRLIEDGPLAHSSSFISLLIFTGVFYFVFAWFREQVCIIACPYGRLQGVLLDKKSINVAYDFVRGEKEAGRAKFNKQEDRAASGKGDCIDCKQCVHVCPTGIDIRNGVQLECINCTACIDECDTIMEGVGLPKGLIRYASEDEIETKAKFKFTARMKGYTAILVILVGVLTGLLFLRTEVEATVLRLPGQLYQHKGDNISNIYTFKIINKTNHDIQDMNFRLVGIKGTLKVVGVQELKVPKHGMSSGTMFIEINRFLLESDRTKLEIDLYEGDKKIETTYTNFLSPRSFD; this is encoded by the coding sequence ATGTCAAGTAAACTGGACGAATCTTTCAGAGATACCATCGGGACTGTCGATAAGGAAGGCCATAGAAAATACATTTATCCCAAAAAACCATCTGGTAAGTTTTACGATTACAGAAAATGGGTCAGTTATTTTTTATTGATTGTTCTTATTGTGAATCCGTTTATAAAAATTAACGGAAACCAGTTCATGATGTTCAATGTTTTGGAACGCCGTTTTAATATTTTCAGCTTTCCTTTCTGGCCGCAGGACTTTTATATTTTTGTTCTGTTTATGGTAATTGGTGTTGTATTTGTTATTTTATTCACGGTTATTTTTGGTCGGATTTTTTGCGGATGGATTTGTCCGCAGACTATTTTTATGGAAATGGTTTTTCGCCGGGTCGAATATTGGATAGAAGGAGATAGAGGAGCACAGATTCGATTAGAAAAGCAGGAATGGAATGCTGAAAAAATAAGAAAGAAAGCTTTAAAATGGTCTGTTTTTCTTTTGATTTCATTTCTAATTGCCAATGTGTTTTTGGCATATCTTATCGGAAGTGACGAATTATTTCGTTTGATTGAAGATGGACCTTTGGCACATTCGAGCAGTTTTATTTCGCTATTGATTTTTACAGGAGTTTTTTATTTTGTTTTTGCCTGGTTTAGAGAACAAGTCTGTATTATTGCCTGTCCTTACGGAAGGCTTCAGGGTGTTTTATTGGATAAAAAATCAATAAACGTGGCTTATGATTTTGTTCGCGGAGAAAAAGAAGCTGGCAGAGCCAAATTTAATAAACAAGAAGACCGGGCTGCTTCGGGAAAAGGCGATTGTATCGATTGTAAACAATGTGTGCATGTTTGCCCGACAGGAATTGATATCCGTAATGGAGTGCAGCTGGAATGTATAAACTGCACGGCCTGTATTGATGAATGCGATACTATAATGGAGGGGGTAGGATTGCCGAAAGGACTTATCCGTTATGCTTCGGAAGATGAAATAGAAACCAAAGCTAAGTTCAAATTTACTGCCAGAATGAAAGGTTACACGGCAATTTTGGTGATATTGGTTGGTGTGCTTACTGGGTTACTATTTTTAAGAACCGAAGTAGAAGCTACTGTTTTGAGACTGCCGGGACAATTATATCAGCATAAAGGAGATAATATTAGTAACATATATACTTTTAAAATTATCAATAAAACCAATCATGATATCCAAGACATGAATTTTAGATTGGTTGGAATTAAGGGAACGTTGAAAGTAGTTGGAGTTCAGGAGTTAAAAGTTCCTAAGCACGGAATGTCTAGCGGAACCATGTTTATTGAGATTAACCGATTTTTGCTGGAAAGTGACAGAACCAAATTAGAGATCGATCTTTATGAAGGAGATAAAAAAATAGAAACAACTTATACTAATTTTTTAAGTCCGAGGAGTTTTGACTAG
- a CDS encoding FixH family protein, with translation MKINWGTYIVIAFALFISFIMYFVLKVQSDSKYDNDLVVEEYYKHDVHFQDEMARIQNAHDLKEKPVITLDTKGVTVSFPAVFSPKDIKGTVALYRASNKKFDFQTPLSFTDSASLFIPKDKFVGGEWYINMEWKYQGKSYLTKEKIYIK, from the coding sequence ATGAAAATTAATTGGGGAACTTATATTGTAATTGCATTTGCATTGTTTATCAGTTTTATTATGTATTTTGTTTTAAAAGTTCAGTCCGACAGCAAGTATGATAATGACCTGGTTGTGGAAGAATATTACAAGCATGATGTTCATTTTCAGGACGAAATGGCACGTATTCAAAATGCTCATGATTTAAAAGAAAAACCTGTAATTACTTTAGATACAAAAGGTGTAACGGTTTCTTTTCCGGCAGTTTTTTCGCCAAAGGATATCAAAGGAACAGTTGCTTTATATAGAGCTTCCAACAAGAAATTTGATTTTCAGACACCCCTTTCGTTTACAGATTCGGCTTCGCTGTTTATACCTAAAGATAAGTTTGTTGGCGGCGAATGGTACATTAATATGGAATGGAAATATCAAGGAAAGTCCTATCTGACCAAGGAAAAAATTTATATTAAATAG
- a CDS encoding sulfite exporter TauE/SafE family protein, producing MLYTAFLFGLISSFHCVGMCGPIAMMLPVERNNPAKKVIQIITYHFGRLTAYGSIGLLFGLLGRGLFLAGIQQQLSIFIGVVMILVILTPEKIFSKYNFSKPVYGWISKIKQNLGSHFKNKSFKSLFIIGLLNGFLPCGMVYVALFGAIAMQSAGFGVLYMLLFGLGTVPLMSLVVYINSFLTVSIRNRIQKVIPYVGVAIGILFILRGLGLGIPYVSPSNMSLFVKERANCH from the coding sequence ATGCTTTACACCGCTTTTTTATTTGGTTTAATCAGTAGTTTTCACTGCGTAGGAATGTGCGGGCCTATCGCTATGATGCTGCCTGTGGAGCGAAATAATCCTGCCAAAAAAGTAATTCAGATTATCACATATCACTTTGGAAGGCTTACAGCTTACGGAAGTATTGGTTTACTTTTTGGGCTGTTGGGAAGAGGTTTGTTTTTGGCTGGAATACAGCAGCAGTTATCTATTTTTATTGGTGTTGTAATGATTTTGGTGATTTTAACTCCCGAAAAGATTTTTTCTAAATATAATTTTTCGAAACCCGTGTACGGCTGGATTTCAAAAATCAAGCAAAATCTGGGCAGTCATTTCAAAAATAAAAGCTTCAAATCTCTTTTTATCATCGGGCTGCTGAATGGTTTTCTGCCGTGTGGAATGGTTTATGTAGCTTTGTTTGGAGCAATAGCCATGCAGAGTGCCGGTTTTGGAGTTTTGTATATGCTGCTTTTTGGATTAGGAACAGTGCCATTGATGAGTTTAGTGGTTTATATCAATTCGTTTCTCACTGTTTCTATTCGTAATAGGATTCAAAAAGTGATTCCGTATGTGGGAGTAGCAATTGGCATATTATTTATTTTGAGAGGACTTGGACTTGGAATTCCTTATGTTTCTCCTTCGAATATGAGTTTGTTTGTAAAGGAAAGAGCCAATTGCCATTAA